One genomic segment of Nitrospinota bacterium includes these proteins:
- a CDS encoding tetratricopeptide repeat protein, whose protein sequence is MLEKKIQQTSFYIILLIILLSAPLGCERKSKEMFQKGEEFWLKGSYEEAAKIYTQILYEFPKSPFGDDALFRLGEAHYLFFNDPEKAAGYFKELVQRHPKSKLAYKSQSYIASIYYHSLEDYNRSIMEYRKLISNFSYKGMADKHQLAIADIYFKKGDLEQAIVEYKILIEDYPESRLVDEAKYKLGSVLYVLGRYKSAVEVYKELEEKGPKNPFFFDAKLEIARCFEEQERFDEAIVRYKELYRAYPEKTIVIQGIERATKRMSERKR, encoded by the coding sequence ATGTTGGAGAAGAAGATACAACAAACTAGTTTTTATATTATTTTATTAATTATTCTTTTATCTGCGCCTTTGGGGTGTGAAAGAAAGTCAAAGGAGATGTTTCAAAAGGGAGAAGAATTTTGGTTGAAAGGGAGCTATGAGGAAGCTGCCAAGATTTATACCCAGATACTCTATGAATTTCCTAAAAGCCCATTTGGAGACGACGCTCTTTTTAGACTAGGAGAAGCACATTATTTATTTTTCAATGACCCTGAAAAAGCTGCTGGATATTTTAAGGAATTAGTTCAAAGGCATCCAAAAAGCAAGTTGGCTTATAAATCCCAGAGCTACATTGCATCCATCTATTATCATTCTCTAGAGGACTATAATCGTTCTATTATGGAATACAGAAAACTTATAAGCAATTTTAGCTACAAAGGCATGGCAGACAAACACCAGCTAGCCATAGCTGATATCTATTTTAAAAAAGGTGATCTAGAACAGGCTATTGTAGAATATAAAATTTTAATAGAAGACTATCCAGAGAGCAGATTGGTGGATGAGGCAAAATATAAACTGGGCAGCGTCCTTTATGTTTTGGGAAGATATAAAAGCGCTGTAGAAGTATATAAGGAGCTGGAAGAGAAAGGGCCAAAGAACCCCTTTTTCTTTGATGCCAAGCTTGAAATTGCTAGATGTTTTGAGGAGCAAGAGCGGTTTGATGAGGCAATAGTACGATATAAAGAGCTGTATAGGGCCTACCCTGAAAAGACAATCGTTATTCAGGGTATTGAAAGAGCAACAAAGAGAATGAGCGAAAGAAAAAGATGA